From the uncultured Trichococcus sp. genome, one window contains:
- a CDS encoding helix-turn-helix domain-containing protein: MQIGEVVSAIRKNKNLKSKDVYKGILSRPAISRFEKGKSDTTAGKFLQILENLNLYLEEFHFLYDGNKANTDAMMISAYSEAYYAKDIPRLAALEEASRNHFDETSQIKYLHHASIIHLLRCNLSDLPFPHKEFAVIKDYLFDCETWHYYELVLFTNALDFFPEDAVDAVYARAKEKMTEFNQMKRYKNELFSLISNILVLQLEKNSLEKSLFYYDDLEKTVSASDNRMYEHAMLLFFKELIGIMQQQEDAQKLTDIIQTFKLLNMERVANQCADLLATVRNNNA, from the coding sequence ATGCAAATCGGAGAAGTAGTCAGTGCAATTCGGAAGAACAAGAATCTGAAATCGAAAGATGTCTATAAAGGTATATTGAGCAGACCTGCCATTTCACGGTTTGAAAAGGGCAAGAGTGATACGACTGCTGGAAAATTTCTCCAGATTCTTGAAAATTTGAATCTGTATTTGGAGGAATTCCATTTCCTGTATGATGGTAATAAAGCGAATACGGATGCTATGATGATCAGCGCTTATTCAGAAGCCTACTACGCAAAGGATATACCAAGGCTGGCGGCTTTAGAAGAAGCGTCCAGAAATCATTTTGATGAAACTTCCCAAATCAAATATTTGCACCATGCGAGCATTATCCATCTACTGCGGTGTAATCTCAGCGATTTACCTTTTCCACATAAAGAGTTTGCGGTCATAAAAGACTACCTTTTCGATTGCGAGACATGGCATTATTATGAGTTGGTCTTGTTCACCAATGCCTTGGATTTCTTTCCGGAGGATGCAGTGGATGCTGTGTACGCTAGAGCTAAGGAAAAGATGACAGAGTTCAATCAGATGAAACGATATAAAAACGAACTATTCTCCCTCATTTCAAATATCCTGGTGTTGCAACTGGAGAAAAACAGCCTGGAGAAGAGCTTGTTTTATTATGATGATTTGGAAAAGACCGTTTCAGCATCGGACAACAGGATGTACGAACATGCCATGTTGCTGTTCTTCAAGGAATTGATTGGTATCATGCAGCAGCAGGAGGATGCCCAAAAGCTGACGGATATCATTCAGACATTCAAACTTCTGAATATGGAGAGGGTGGCCAACCAGTGCGCGGACTTGCTAGCGACCGTAAGAAATAATAATGCGTGA
- the allD gene encoding ureidoglycolate dehydrogenase: MSEEKLIKVTPDELHGLIQNKLQAAGLPEVQAAETANHLVYADLCGVHSHGAVRVEYYSERIHKGGITLEPKIRFEKTGESSGVFHGDNAQGQYVANLALEPAIQMAKESGVAVVGVSRCGHTGTLSYYLRKIAEAGLAGMAMTQSDPMAVPFGGAEVYYGTNPLGFGAPSATETPLIFDMATTVQAWGKILDARSKGREIPADWAVDENGQATTDPHAVRGLMPIAGPKGYGLMMMVDIFSGILMNLPFGKHVSSMYNDLHAGRNLGQLYIILDPARFGDADTFRQHISQTMEELNAIKPAAGFSSVRYPGQGSNERYERNKSQGVEIPESIIDYLKSDVIHNDSYEGLSAFAN, from the coding sequence ATGTCGGAAGAAAAATTAATCAAAGTGACTCCGGATGAGTTGCACGGATTGATCCAAAATAAACTTCAAGCAGCTGGTCTGCCGGAAGTCCAAGCTGCCGAAACCGCGAACCATTTGGTGTATGCGGACTTATGCGGTGTACATTCGCATGGCGCCGTCCGGGTGGAGTATTATTCGGAACGCATCCATAAAGGCGGCATCACACTAGAACCTAAAATCAGATTCGAAAAAACCGGGGAAAGCTCCGGCGTTTTCCATGGGGATAATGCGCAGGGACAGTACGTGGCGAACTTGGCCCTGGAACCAGCCATCCAAATGGCGAAGGAATCCGGTGTGGCGGTAGTCGGCGTGTCGAGATGCGGGCATACGGGTACCTTGTCCTACTATTTGCGCAAAATTGCCGAAGCGGGATTAGCCGGCATGGCGATGACGCAGTCGGACCCGATGGCAGTGCCATTTGGCGGCGCAGAAGTCTATTACGGGACCAATCCGCTCGGATTCGGTGCGCCAAGTGCGACCGAGACGCCGCTGATTTTTGATATGGCGACCACTGTGCAGGCCTGGGGAAAAATCCTGGATGCCCGCTCAAAAGGCCGTGAAATTCCGGCAGATTGGGCTGTCGATGAAAATGGGCAAGCAACAACCGATCCGCATGCGGTGAGGGGATTGATGCCCATCGCAGGCCCTAAAGGTTATGGCCTGATGATGATGGTCGACATCTTTTCAGGCATCCTGATGAATTTACCTTTCGGAAAACACGTCAGTTCCATGTACAATGACCTGCATGCCGGCCGCAACTTGGGTCAACTCTACATTATCCTCGATCCGGCACGTTTTGGGGATGCCGATACTTTCAGACAGCACATCAGCCAAACGATGGAAGAATTGAACGCCATCAAACCAGCAGCGGGATTTTCAAGTGTCCGTTACCCCGGTCAAGGCTCCAACGAGCGCTATGAGAGAAACAAATCTCAAGGCGTGGAAATTCCGGAGTCGATCATCGATTACCTGAAATCCGATGTGATCCACAACGACAGCTATGAAGGGCTAAGCGCCTTTGCAAATTGA
- a CDS encoding ammonium transporter produces the protein MDINMADTTFMFLATVMVLLMTPALSLFYGGMVRAKNVLSTTMHSYAAIVVVVIQWILLGYSLSFGGDNAIIGDFSFAFLNNIGFAPVDYAPTIPHQLFMMFQLAFAIITPAIISGSVAERMKFPAYLAFVLLWTTLVYDPIAHWVWGNGGWIREMGALDFAGGTVIHVSAGISALVAAIFVGKRTNKDSVRPHNIPMTMIGAGLLLFGWFGFNAGSALSINGIAMNAFITTTVSGAAAGFSWLMCEWVLHKRPTALGLVSGIIAGLGSITQSAGYVSPFSALLIGFVGGILCFFAVTELKKRIGYDDALDAFGCHGVGGIWGGISAGIFATSTINPDITGGVVDGNATLLIAEIISIVAVTAYSAIVSFAILKLISLVMPVRASEEEEEDGLDYSLHGETAYGSVSTAGLAVGAHDSVAIPAAPSISPKKQFGAEVVAMDEAVVVENHATAIPGKKAHKTAKMTKVEILINESKFDHLKKALNGIGITGMTVVNVFGYGVQKGHTTYYRGVETDADLLPKVRVEVVISNVPLQQVIETARKALYTGNIGDGKIFVYDVENVIRVSTGEEGAQALTYNGDAELLRATS, from the coding sequence ATGGATATCAATATGGCGGACACGACTTTCATGTTCCTCGCAACGGTAATGGTCTTGCTGATGACCCCGGCTTTATCTTTATTTTACGGAGGGATGGTCAGGGCAAAAAATGTTCTGAGCACAACCATGCATAGTTATGCAGCTATTGTAGTAGTGGTGATACAATGGATACTTTTAGGTTATTCCTTGTCATTCGGAGGAGACAACGCAATCATCGGCGACTTCTCATTTGCTTTTCTGAATAATATCGGTTTCGCCCCAGTTGATTACGCTCCGACAATCCCGCATCAACTGTTCATGATGTTCCAATTGGCATTTGCGATCATCACCCCTGCAATCATTTCCGGAAGCGTTGCGGAAAGAATGAAGTTCCCGGCGTATCTGGCATTCGTATTGCTGTGGACAACCTTGGTCTATGACCCGATCGCACATTGGGTATGGGGCAACGGTGGTTGGATCCGTGAAATGGGCGCTCTCGACTTCGCAGGCGGAACGGTTATTCACGTCAGCGCCGGCATTTCAGCGCTTGTGGCCGCAATATTTGTCGGTAAAAGAACCAACAAAGACTCTGTCCGACCGCATAACATCCCGATGACGATGATCGGCGCCGGCTTGTTGCTGTTCGGCTGGTTCGGCTTCAATGCAGGCAGCGCGCTCAGCATCAACGGCATTGCAATGAATGCGTTCATCACAACGACTGTATCGGGAGCTGCTGCTGGATTCAGCTGGCTCATGTGCGAATGGGTCCTCCACAAAAGACCGACTGCTTTAGGCTTGGTCAGCGGTATCATCGCCGGACTTGGCTCGATCACGCAAAGCGCTGGTTACGTCAGCCCATTCTCAGCGCTGCTTATCGGGTTCGTCGGTGGGATACTGTGTTTCTTCGCTGTCACTGAACTGAAAAAGAGAATTGGTTATGATGATGCACTCGATGCTTTTGGTTGTCATGGCGTCGGCGGAATTTGGGGCGGAATCTCAGCCGGGATTTTCGCGACATCCACAATCAATCCGGATATCACAGGTGGGGTGGTGGACGGAAACGCGACACTGCTGATCGCTGAAATCATCAGTATCGTGGCGGTTACTGCTTATTCTGCTATCGTTTCTTTTGCCATTCTGAAACTGATCAGCCTCGTTATGCCAGTAAGGGCCTCCGAGGAGGAAGAGGAAGATGGCTTGGACTATTCTTTGCATGGAGAAACGGCTTACGGTTCAGTCAGCACTGCAGGTCTTGCTGTTGGTGCGCATGATTCGGTTGCAATTCCAGCTGCTCCATCCATTTCCCCGAAAAAGCAGTTCGGTGCAGAAGTGGTAGCCATGGATGAAGCCGTTGTGGTGGAAAACCACGCGACAGCAATCCCGGGCAAAAAAGCGCATAAAACTGCCAAAATGACCAAAGTGGAAATCTTGATCAATGAAAGCAAATTCGATCATCTGAAAAAAGCCTTGAATGGCATCGGCATCACCGGCATGACGGTCGTGAATGTGTTCGGCTACGGCGTGCAAAAAGGGCATACGACTTATTACCGCGGAGTGGAAACCGATGCGGATCTGTTGCCTAAAGTCCGGGTGGAAGTCGTGATCAGCAACGTGCCGCTCCAACAAGTGATCGAAACCGCCAGAAAAGCGTTATATACCGGCAATATCGGTGACGGAAAAATCTTCGTCTATGATGTTGAAAATGTCATCCGCGTCAGCACAGGCGAAGAAGGCGCGCAAGCATTGACGTACAACGGCGATGCAGAGTTATTGCGTGCGACTTCCTGA